The DNA region TCCGCTTTGGCCGGTGCGCTCGCCGGCCTCATAGCGGCCAACGACGGAAAGAACAAGGTTGGAATAGTCCTCGGCATGGAGATCCCGGTTCTCTACAAGTTCGAAGCTGGCTACCGCTTCGGTGTAAAGTGGGCAGAGGACTACTACAGGCAGAAGACCGGAAACGACGCCAGGGTAGACGTCATCTACCAGTACACGGGTTCCTTTAACGATGCCGCGAAGGGAAAGGCCGCCGCCGAGGCCCAGCTCCAGAACGGGGCCTGGGTGGTATACCAGGTCGCTGGCGGAACAGGCCTTGGTGTCTTTGATGCCGTTAAAGAGTACCTCAACACCAGGAACAGGCAGATGGGCCCACCCTTTGCAATCGGTGTCGACTCGGCCCAGGACTGGATAAAGCCCGGCGTTATCATCGCGAGCATGATGAAGCGCGTTGACGTCGGTGTTTACGACGCGGTCAAAGCTGCTGTGGACGGTACTTTCAAGGGTGGCGCCGTTGAGCTCGGCCTTAAGGAGAACGGTGTTGGCCTGAGCACCGTTGACGACGTTATGGCCATGTTCAACTCCCTCTCCGAGGACACCCAGAAGAAGAAGCTCCAGGAGCTCGGCTTCAACAGCAAGGACGAGCTCAGGCAGTACCTTGAGAACACGAGGAAGCAGGTTCCGAGCTGGATATGGCAGGCCGTGGATGAGCTCAAGCAGAAGATAATCAGCGGAGAGATAAAGGTTCCGGCCCCAACAAACAAGGACAGAATCGAGAAGGTAAGACAGGCCCAGACCTGGCAGGAGATGGAACAGCTGGCTGGCTGACCTTTTCTTTTCTCTTTCCTATGAGGGGGTGTTTCCGTGAGCCAGGAGAAGCAGCCGGTCATAGAGATGAAGGACATAGTCAAAGTCTACCACGATGGTACAAAGGCCCTTTCCGGTGTTGACCTCACGGTTTATCCGGGGGAGATCCTCGGGCTCCTCGGCGAGAACGGCGCCGGGAAAACAACCCTCATGAAGATCCTTTTCGGCATGCTAAAACCAACTTCCGGTAAAATCTTCGTTAGGGGGCGGGAAGTCCACTTCAAGAGCCCCTCGGATGCGATTTCTATGGGCATCGGGATGGTTCACCAGCATTTTACCCTCGTTGAGGTTTTTGACGCCCTCCACAACATCATCCTGGGCATGGAGGGTCACGGCCTTTTCTCGAGGACAGACGTAGAGAGCGCGAAGGAAAGGATTCAGAAACTGATGGAAGACCTGAACTTTCGGGTTCCCCTCGACGTCCCGGTAGAGAACCTCCCGGTGGGGGTACAGCAGAGGGTGGAGATCCTCAAGATGCTCTACCGCAAAGTCGACGTCCTGATCCTCGACGAGCCAACGGCTGTCCTGACGCCAATTGAAGTCGAAGAGCTCTTTCAGGTCCTCAGGAAGCTCAAGAGCGAGGGCAAGACGATAATATTCATCAGCCACAAGCTCAACGAGGTAATGGAGATCACCGACAGGGTCACCGTCATAAGGAAGGGCAAAGTGGTAGGAACCGTTGACACCAGGGACGCGACGCCTCAGCTTTTAGCGAGGATGATGGTGGGCAGGGACGTCGTCCTCAGGATAGAAAAGCCCCCGAAAGAACCCGGAAAGCCAGTCCTCCAGGTCAGGGATCTCTGGGTTAAAGGGGACAGGGGGGAGGAGGCCGTCAGGGGACTCTCCCTCGAGGTGAGGGAGGGCGAGATATTCGGCATAGCCGGCGTTGAGGGTAACGGGCAGACAGAGCTCATAGAGGCCATAACAGGGCTAAGAAAGCCAGAAAAAGGCGAGATAAGGCTCAATGACCTCGATATAACGGGCAAATCTCCAAGAGAGCTCTACGATCTCGGAATGGCCCACATACCGGAGGACAGGACGAACATGGGGCTCATCCTTGACATGAGCGTCACAGAGAACTCCATCTTAGGCCTGCAGTGGAGGAAGAAGTTCCAGCGCTTCAGGGGGGTTATCCACTGGGGTAAGGCCAGAAAGCACACCAGTGAGCTCATAGAGAAGTTCGACATCTCTGCCCCGGGAACCGAGGCACCGGTTAAGAGCCTGAGCGGAGGCAACCAGCAGAAGCTCATCGTCGCCAGGGAAGTCAGCAAAGAACCCGTTTTGATAGTGGCCTCCCAGCCCACGAGGGGCGTTGATGTCGCCTCAACGGAGTACATAAGGAACTACCTCGTCAGGCTCAGAAACGAGGGTAAGGCGGTTCTTCTCGTCTCAGCCGACCTCGACGAGGTTATCCAGCTCAGCGACAGAATGGGAATAATGTACGAGGGAGAGTTCATGGGCGTTGTAAAGCCCAACGAAGTCACGATCGAGGAGATAGGCATGATGATGGGAGGTATACGCTATGAGGAGCTCGGGAAGGCCAGGGGTGAGTGAAATCCTCGAGAAGATCAACTTCAGGGCCTTTGTTGAGAGCATCATCGCTGTAGCCGTGGGCTTCCTCATAGGGGCCATAATCCTCCTCGCCTTCAACTACAACCCCGCTGAGGCCTACACTGCACTATTCAGGGGAGGGCTTGCATCAATCGATAACATAGCTGCCACGCTCCACTACTCCACTCCAATACTCCTCACGGCCCTCACGTTCGCCATCGGTGCCAGAACTGGAATATTCAACATTGGGGCGGAGAGCTCCTTCTACCTGGGGGCCATAGCGGCGGTAGCCTTCACTAACATCTGGGGCAACCTCTGGTTCGGCCTCCTCATGGGAATGGCCCTCGGGGCGCTTTGGGCCCTTCCGGCGGCTCTCCTCAAAGTCTACCGCGGCGTCCACGAGGTCATCTCCACCATAATGCTCAACTGGATAGGCTGGTATCTCATCAGCTGGCTCATAGTCGGTCCCTACGCCGATCCCAACAACCCAATAAAGACGATCAAGGTTCCTGAGAACGCAAGGCTCCCCACTATCGGGAATACCGTGCTCTCCTGGGGCTTTATAATCGCGGTTGTTGCGGCGATCCTGGTTTACTTCATCCTCTGGCACACGACGCTGGGCTTTGGAATGAGGGCAAGCGGCTACAATCAGAGGGCAGCCAGATACGGGGGAATAAGTCCCAGAGCGGCTATGATGTGGTCTTTCATAATAGGCGGAATGGCCAGCGGGCTCGGCGGCGCGATGAAGATAATGGGTGAGTACCCCGGATACGCAATAAGCCAGGGAGGGTCCAATATCTACGGCTTTGGCTTCGACGGGATCGGCGTTTCACTCGTCGGCAGGAACCACCCGCTCGGGATAATCCTCTCGGCGATATTCTTTGGAATGCTCAAGGCCGGAACCTCGGAGATGCAGCAGACAGGCGTTCCGCTGGAAATCGTCAAGCTCATACAGGGCATCATAATCATAACCGTCGCGATACCTGGCCTGTATGATCTCCTCAAAAAGGGCCTTAGGAGGGCTGCGTGATGGAGGTTGAGACCATCATTTTCCTCCTGAAGACGTCTTTAATGGCCATGGTGCCGATAGTCCTCACGAGCGTCGGTGCCGTTTGGAGCGAGAGGGCTGGGGTTGTAAGCATAGGCTATGAGGGAGTCATACTGGCGAGCGCTTTCTTCGGGGCAATATTTGCAGAGATCAGCGGACACGCCAGTATAGGCCTTCTGGGGGGCCTCTTCATCGGGGCCCTGTTCGGGATGCTCCACGGCATCCTCACGGTCTACCTCAAGGGAGACCACGTCATACCGGGTATAGGCATAAACCTCCTGGCGGCCGGATTGGTGCCCTTCGGCATCATGGCCTACTGGGGAACGGCCGGACAGCACCAGCTTCCCTTCAAGCTCTGGCACTTTAAGATAGGGAACAGTGAGTTCAGTCCGATGATCCTCGTTACGGTAATAGTAGCAATAGCCACATGGTGGGTTCTCTTCAGGACCCCGCTCGGGCTCCGCGTCAGGGCCTGCGGCGAGAACCCCGAGGCGGCGGACGCTCTCGGAATAAACGTCGAGAAGTACCGCTTCTGGTCAACGGTATACGGCCACGCACTGGCCGGTCTTGCCGGGGCCTACATGAGCGTTGACTGGCTTGGACTCGTCCACAAGACTATGTCGGGCGGAAGGGGCTTCATAGCACTCGCCAACATGGTGTTCAGCAACTGGAACCCGCTGCTGTCGCTCATCGGGGGCTGGCTCTTCGGCTTCTTCGACGCCCTGGCAATTTGGCTCGCTCCAAAGCACATAGTGCCGGAGCAGTTCATCTACATGCTACCCTACATCATGACCCTCGTGATCGTCGCCGGAATAATAGGAAAGGCAAAGCCACCGAAGTGGGACGGAAAACCGTACAAGAGGGAGTAAGTCCCTCCCCTTTCAGCTTTTTAGGATGTAGCCCAGCGCAGTTCCCAGGGAGAGTCCGGCCAGCAGGGCTGAGAGCAAATACGCTAAGTCAAAGCCTCCGGAGCTCTTGTTTATGCTAATGACCTCCTTTTCACTGGCCTTCAGCACGCTAATTGCGTTCTCCCTCAGGACTTCCGTGTAAGGCTTCCCCTCCCAGAAAACCGTTATCCCTGCAACGGGCTTTTCGCTCTTCTCCGAGAGCTCGAGGGCGGCTTTCTTCAGCTGATCCGGGCTCTGGAGTGAGTAGACTATAACATCGGATCCCCTGGCCCTGGGAAGAACCTGGTCAACACCCTGAGCGGGAACCTCCTCCTCGGGCTTTATTGAGGCAACCGCCCTTATCCCGAGCCACTCTATGGCGTACTGGACGGGGGGCGTGTCTATCACAGCACTCATGTTTTTCTCAACAAAGCCGGAGTAAGCGTATTTTATCGCCTCGACCTTCTCCCTGAATTTCTCGAACTTCGAGCGGTATTCCTGGGCGTTTGTTGGGTCAACCTTCTCAAGGGCCTTCTCCGTGGCTGAGGCGATCGCCACCGCATTATCCGGGTCTAGCCATGTGCCGTGGGGGTTGTCCTTGTTGTTATACCACCACTCGGGAAGGTAGCGGAAGCCCTCTAGCCTGTAGTCATCTATAAGGAGCAGTTCGCCGGTGATTACTCCCTCATTCTTCAGATCGGCCATCCTGCCCTCGACGGGGAGGTGACCGCCGGTCGTTACTATGACGGCGGCCTTTTTAAGGAGCTCGACCTGTCCAGCAGTTAGCTGGTACTCGTGGGGATCGGCTCCGAGCGGAATCAGCGTGGCTATATCAACCGTGTCCCCAAAGGCCTCGCTCACTATCGACGCCAGCGGCCCTATGCTTACCACTACCAGGGGTTTCGCCCTGGAGGCCTCTGAAAAGGGTATGCCCATCACGGCGAGCAGGAGTATGAGCAGTAACGCCCTCGCCTTCATTTCGGTCACCCTAAAAATTTATGGCGGGTGGCTTTTAAGGGTATCCATTGAAGAAAAGGCAGGGGCAACAGCCCGTTTAATTAGAGCTCTTTTCCTTTTCCGTTGTCGCTCTTTATGTGCGGCTTGCCGATGGCTATGGTGAAGCCCTTGAAGCTGTCGTCTTTTCTGTTGAACTCTATGGCCAGCGGAAGGCCGTTGTCCTCGTTGAAGACGATCCTGACTATCCTCGCACGGGAATGGCTGTTGAGGTAGTTCTCCTTCAGGTTTTCGTAGTTGTCTATCACCTCATCTATGCTCTCGCTGTGCATCTCGTATATCTCGTTAGCGTAGACGCTGTGGTTCTTTATCTCCTCGATCTTCTTCTCCCTCTCCAAGCTACCACTCCCTCAGGCTTTGCGCCACGTTCCTTCCCTGAACTTAAAAATCTTCCTCCTTTCCGCCATCCTCAGGGCTTCCTCCAGCTTGCCCTTTGGAACATCCAGGCCATGGAGTTCCTTAAAAAGCCCGATGATCTCGTCGGTGCCCACTGCCTCCCTTTCTTCAAGGATGTTGTTCACCAAGTTTATCATGTCCTCGACGAAGTTCCAGGGGAAGACTATCCACGCCCATTCAATCTCCTCTGCGTAGTAGTCCGGCTTAAAGCGCGAACCCTTGATCGTCAGAAGGGTTGCCGTTCTGACTTCAGCCGGTTTCTGGCCCTCAACGTAGTTTTTGGCCAGAGTCAGGCTTTCTCCCGTGTCGCTGATGTCGTCAACGACAAGAACTCTCTTGCCGCCCAGGTCATAGTTGCTACCGTACTTGAGCTTTGCCTTTCCGTCCGGCGTTGCAGTTACGCCCCAGTGCTCGACCTTGAGGCTGACGAGGTCTTTAACGCCCAGGTAGTCGCAGTAGAGCCTGGCGGCGACCCAGCCACCCCTGGCGAGACCTACTACGACGTCAGGCCTCCAGTTTTCCTCCAGGATCTTCCAGGCGCCTTCCTTGGCCCACCTTTCGATGTCTTCCCAAGAAGCGAGTCTTGCCGGGAACTTCTTCATTGGATTTCCCTTAATTGAGCGGGAGCAAAGTGATATTTAAACGTTTTGGACAGCGTTGACAGAAAAATGTAAATCAACTAAAGATATCTGAGCTTGACGTAGAGGTTCACCCCGCTCT from Thermococcus zilligii AN1 includes:
- a CDS encoding BMP family lipoprotein, with the translated sequence MKKKSLFAMLLVGLMALSVAASGCIGGGENTKGAIAIVYDVGGRGDLSFNDMAYLGASRAAKDFNLELVELQSNSEDDYYKNLETLAKAKKYKIIIAVGFMMTDATKAIAQKYPEQKFAIVDGFDPEMPDNVMMILFKENEGSALAGALAGLIAANDGKNKVGIVLGMEIPVLYKFEAGYRFGVKWAEDYYRQKTGNDARVDVIYQYTGSFNDAAKGKAAAEAQLQNGAWVVYQVAGGTGLGVFDAVKEYLNTRNRQMGPPFAIGVDSAQDWIKPGVIIASMMKRVDVGVYDAVKAAVDGTFKGGAVELGLKENGVGLSTVDDVMAMFNSLSEDTQKKKLQELGFNSKDELRQYLENTRKQVPSWIWQAVDELKQKIISGEIKVPAPTNKDRIEKVRQAQTWQEMEQLAG
- a CDS encoding ABC transporter ATP-binding protein translates to MKDIVKVYHDGTKALSGVDLTVYPGEILGLLGENGAGKTTLMKILFGMLKPTSGKIFVRGREVHFKSPSDAISMGIGMVHQHFTLVEVFDALHNIILGMEGHGLFSRTDVESAKERIQKLMEDLNFRVPLDVPVENLPVGVQQRVEILKMLYRKVDVLILDEPTAVLTPIEVEELFQVLRKLKSEGKTIIFISHKLNEVMEITDRVTVIRKGKVVGTVDTRDATPQLLARMMVGRDVVLRIEKPPKEPGKPVLQVRDLWVKGDRGEEAVRGLSLEVREGEIFGIAGVEGNGQTELIEAITGLRKPEKGEIRLNDLDITGKSPRELYDLGMAHIPEDRTNMGLILDMSVTENSILGLQWRKKFQRFRGVIHWGKARKHTSELIEKFDISAPGTEAPVKSLSGGNQQKLIVAREVSKEPVLIVASQPTRGVDVASTEYIRNYLVRLRNEGKAVLLVSADLDEVIQLSDRMGIMYEGEFMGVVKPNEVTIEEIGMMMGGIRYEELGKARGE
- a CDS encoding ABC transporter permease, with product MRSSGRPGVSEILEKINFRAFVESIIAVAVGFLIGAIILLAFNYNPAEAYTALFRGGLASIDNIAATLHYSTPILLTALTFAIGARTGIFNIGAESSFYLGAIAAVAFTNIWGNLWFGLLMGMALGALWALPAALLKVYRGVHEVISTIMLNWIGWYLISWLIVGPYADPNNPIKTIKVPENARLPTIGNTVLSWGFIIAVVAAILVYFILWHTTLGFGMRASGYNQRAARYGGISPRAAMMWSFIIGGMASGLGGAMKIMGEYPGYAISQGGSNIYGFGFDGIGVSLVGRNHPLGIILSAIFFGMLKAGTSEMQQTGVPLEIVKLIQGIIIITVAIPGLYDLLKKGLRRAA
- a CDS encoding ABC transporter permease, which produces MEVETIIFLLKTSLMAMVPIVLTSVGAVWSERAGVVSIGYEGVILASAFFGAIFAEISGHASIGLLGGLFIGALFGMLHGILTVYLKGDHVIPGIGINLLAAGLVPFGIMAYWGTAGQHQLPFKLWHFKIGNSEFSPMILVTVIVAIATWWVLFRTPLGLRVRACGENPEAADALGINVEKYRFWSTVYGHALAGLAGAYMSVDWLGLVHKTMSGGRGFIALANMVFSNWNPLLSLIGGWLFGFFDALAIWLAPKHIVPEQFIYMLPYIMTLVIVAGIIGKAKPPKWDGKPYKRE
- a CDS encoding metal ABC transporter solute-binding protein, Zn/Mn family translates to MKARALLLILLLAVMGIPFSEASRAKPLVVVSIGPLASIVSEAFGDTVDIATLIPLGADPHEYQLTAGQVELLKKAAVIVTTGGHLPVEGRMADLKNEGVITGELLLIDDYRLEGFRYLPEWWYNNKDNPHGTWLDPDNAVAIASATEKALEKVDPTNAQEYRSKFEKFREKVEAIKYAYSGFVEKNMSAVIDTPPVQYAIEWLGIRAVASIKPEEEVPAQGVDQVLPRARGSDVIVYSLQSPDQLKKAALELSEKSEKPVAGITVFWEGKPYTEVLRENAISVLKASEKEVISINKSSGGFDLAYLLSALLAGLSLGTALGYILKS
- a CDS encoding phosphoribosyltransferase, producing the protein MKKFPARLASWEDIERWAKEGAWKILEENWRPDVVVGLARGGWVAARLYCDYLGVKDLVSLKVEHWGVTATPDGKAKLKYGSNYDLGGKRVLVVDDISDTGESLTLAKNYVEGQKPAEVRTATLLTIKGSRFKPDYYAEEIEWAWIVFPWNFVEDMINLVNNILEEREAVGTDEIIGLFKELHGLDVPKGKLEEALRMAERRKIFKFREGTWRKA